The following are encoded together in the Robertmurraya sp. FSL R5-0851 genome:
- a CDS encoding LysM peptidoglycan-binding domain-containing protein codes for MNKEEPIRDQAEKLRKRMKDVDQKVDSPKDGNTTLSNEKLPPRSRVHKQKQLKKKTKIKVKYPLIRLLGMFFILLPIVIFSIYTYNESQKSSVSSTVEESKGAEAVYYTDAEEDIAEEVEEENTVTEEAVADENGGAEASAVEESANAERANSIETVQETTITPESSTNSNTKAEPVDQTVVYHKVQRGETIFRLAMKYYKSQSGIDIIKKANSLPSNEITVGQTLTIPLSK; via the coding sequence ATGAATAAAGAAGAGCCTATTAGAGATCAAGCAGAAAAACTTCGTAAAAGGATGAAGGATGTTGATCAAAAAGTAGATTCGCCAAAGGATGGAAATACTACCCTTTCAAATGAAAAGCTTCCACCAAGGAGTCGAGTTCATAAACAGAAACAATTGAAAAAAAAGACAAAAATAAAAGTAAAGTATCCCCTTATTCGCTTGCTAGGTATGTTTTTTATCTTACTTCCAATCGTGATTTTTAGTATTTACACATATAACGAGTCACAGAAATCATCGGTTAGTTCGACGGTTGAAGAAAGTAAGGGAGCAGAAGCTGTTTATTATACGGATGCAGAAGAGGATATTGCCGAAGAGGTAGAGGAAGAAAATACGGTAACAGAAGAAGCAGTGGCGGACGAGAATGGAGGAGCAGAAGCAAGTGCTGTTGAAGAATCTGCAAATGCGGAACGGGCCAATAGTATCGAAACTGTCCAAGAAACAACGATTACTCCAGAAAGCTCAACTAATTCAAACACAAAAGCAGAGCCTGTAGATCAAACAGTTGTTTACCATAAAGTTCAGCGAGGAGAAACCATATTTAGACTGGCTATGAAGTACTATAAATCACAGTCTGGTATTGATATTATTAAGAAGGCAAATTCATTACCATCAAACGAAATAACAGTTGGACAAACCTTAACCATACCGCTAAGTAAGTAA
- a CDS encoding CPBP family glutamic-type intramembrane protease: MKSKYEELIDELSDKELLKHLYLTQVILVVLSVIIGSLLFDSLKSFLELFDWNDPFIWWVGVPAGLLIVCIDAMFMKFLPSSYYDDGGLNEKLFSKRKWWEILFIAAIVATCEEILFRGVIQTHFGLIVSSVIFALIHYRYLFNWFLFLNITLLSFLIGVIYEWTGNLLVTIAMHFVIDTLLGFIIKRKERIREERERNE; the protein is encoded by the coding sequence ATGAAAAGTAAATATGAAGAATTGATTGATGAATTATCAGATAAGGAATTGTTAAAACACCTCTACTTGACACAAGTCATACTCGTGGTTCTTTCCGTAATTATTGGGAGTTTATTATTTGACAGTCTGAAGTCCTTTCTCGAACTCTTTGACTGGAACGACCCTTTTATCTGGTGGGTAGGGGTTCCTGCAGGATTACTTATCGTTTGTATAGATGCAATGTTTATGAAATTTCTTCCTTCCTCTTATTATGACGATGGAGGGTTGAATGAAAAATTGTTTTCGAAGAGAAAATGGTGGGAAATTCTCTTTATTGCAGCAATTGTAGCTACTTGTGAAGAAATTCTATTTCGAGGGGTCATACAAACTCATTTTGGATTGATTGTATCTAGCGTTATTTTTGCTTTAATCCATTATCGTTATCTATTTAATTGGTTTCTCTTTTTGAATATCACTCTCCTCAGTTTCTTAATTGGGGTTATATACGAGTGGACAGGAAATCTCCTGGTGACTATTGCGATGCATTTTGTTATTGATACGTTATTGGGATTTATTATCAAAAGAAAAGAGAGGATAAGAGAGGAACGTGAAAGAAATGAATAA
- a CDS encoding RecQ family ATP-dependent DNA helicase, which yields MMLEYELKTHFGYNQFKMGQKEIVEALLNGKNVLAMLPTGTGKSLCYQLPAYLMEGVVVVVTPLLSLMQDQVEQMMSRGEKRVVAINSFLDRETRGRVFGRLHTYKFIYISPEMLMNEFVVTKLKKLVISLFVVDEAHCISQWGYDFRPDYLKLGDVRESLGSPQTIALTATADQEVRSDIVRTLKLDKWEEFVSSVDRPNIKMVVDYVYDTKEKLDRLLEWVSFLQGPGIIYFSSKKLAEEVAVILRDSGVPRAMAYHGGLDQESRILIQQQFIKGQLDVICATSAFGMGINKENVRFVIHFHMPLQLESYLQEIGRAGRDGENSISILLYSPHDEQLPYQLAEGELPTEYQISWLFRHFGDQLLYEWEEMEESIQQMGGFTETSWRLTRDFLRSLTNSMDLIIEKERFIEYVNTRKKHKRKKIVEMLNWIQSKECKRKGVLSYFGEVSHGTVDDCCHVCGIVYDRYKTKCSDEVEFTPFQWKEYLRGLLTKSGTSYEK from the coding sequence ATGATGCTAGAATATGAATTAAAGACCCATTTTGGCTACAACCAATTTAAAATGGGCCAAAAAGAGATTGTCGAAGCATTGTTAAATGGAAAGAATGTCCTTGCAATGCTCCCAACTGGAACAGGTAAATCACTTTGTTATCAACTACCAGCTTATCTAATGGAAGGTGTAGTGGTAGTAGTTACTCCATTGCTTTCATTGATGCAGGACCAAGTTGAACAGATGATGTCACGAGGTGAAAAACGGGTAGTAGCAATAAATTCTTTTCTAGACCGTGAGACAAGAGGCCGTGTGTTTGGTCGATTGCATACGTATAAGTTTATTTATATTTCACCTGAAATGCTAATGAATGAGTTCGTAGTTACAAAGCTAAAAAAGCTAGTCATCAGCTTATTTGTGGTAGATGAGGCACATTGTATTTCGCAGTGGGGCTATGATTTTAGGCCTGATTATTTAAAGCTAGGTGACGTTCGAGAATCTCTTGGTAGTCCGCAAACGATTGCTTTGACAGCCACAGCAGATCAAGAGGTTCGGTCCGATATTGTCCGAACATTAAAGTTAGACAAGTGGGAGGAGTTTGTGTCCTCCGTAGACCGTCCCAACATTAAAATGGTCGTAGACTATGTCTACGATACAAAAGAAAAGCTTGATAGGCTGTTGGAATGGGTATCTTTTTTACAAGGTCCAGGAATTATCTATTTTTCTAGTAAAAAATTAGCTGAAGAAGTAGCCGTTATTCTTCGGGACAGTGGGGTTCCAAGAGCAATGGCATACCACGGTGGGCTTGACCAGGAAAGTAGAATACTGATTCAACAGCAATTTATTAAAGGGCAGCTTGATGTGATTTGTGCAACTAGCGCTTTTGGAATGGGAATCAATAAAGAAAATGTGAGATTTGTAATCCATTTTCATATGCCCTTGCAGTTAGAGTCTTACTTACAGGAAATCGGAAGAGCTGGAAGGGATGGGGAGAATAGTATATCTATTCTTTTGTATTCTCCCCATGATGAGCAGCTTCCTTACCAGTTAGCAGAAGGAGAGCTTCCTACAGAATATCAAATAAGTTGGTTGTTTCGACATTTTGGAGATCAGCTGCTTTATGAGTGGGAAGAAATGGAGGAATCCATTCAACAGATGGGGGGATTTACAGAAACATCTTGGAGATTAACAAGGGATTTTCTCCGTAGTCTAACGAACAGTATGGATTTAATAATAGAGAAAGAACGGTTTATAGAGTATGTTAACACTAGAAAAAAGCATAAAAGAAAAAAGATAGTGGAGATGTTGAACTGGATTCAGTCGAAGGAGTGTAAACGTAAAGGGGTTCTTTCTTACTTTGGAGAAGTTTCCCACGGCACCGTAGACGATTGTTGTCATGTGTGTGGAATTGTTTACGATCGATACAAAACCAAGTGTTCAGATGAAGTAGAGTTTACGCCTTTTCAGTGGAAGGAATATTTGAGGGGCTTACTTACGAAGAGTGGGACTAGTTATGAAAAGTAA
- a CDS encoding helix-turn-helix domain-containing protein: MINILEHVVLYCLSKLGKERSSSSVFHLLNGKKSSQTIQDSHLFQLDSFFHTAHHLTREQYESIISKLIKHEFIYISGDQQVGISESGQLLIHELYSMYPFLKNLQGGRYHNCLQFWERLSLLIQVCSNQINNQTSYIPVQKNKDTQNWIKHLFATSEGNSKNFPHELLRELQALLESSELKIDPSVLVARLSGFESIGLTEMQTIEMLGIEENNYRFQFQALLHFLMSSIEENPSAYPLLARMAVTDEFQQLTASAKKTFELIKKGKGIVEIGRIRKLKESTIQDHIVEIALFVNGFNIDRFVEVPLQERIKEAIQKASSKQLRKIREIIDVDYFQIRLVIAKFGDLL; this comes from the coding sequence TTGATAAATATTCTTGAACACGTCGTTCTATATTGTTTATCAAAACTTGGTAAAGAACGAAGCAGCTCAAGCGTGTTTCACTTATTAAATGGGAAAAAATCATCTCAAACCATACAGGACTCACATCTTTTTCAATTGGATTCCTTTTTTCATACAGCACATCATTTAACAAGAGAGCAATATGAGAGCATTATAAGCAAACTAATAAAACATGAATTTATATATATTTCTGGCGATCAGCAGGTTGGCATTAGCGAAAGTGGACAACTTTTGATTCATGAATTGTATTCAATGTACCCATTCTTGAAAAACTTGCAAGGAGGAAGGTATCACAATTGTCTACAATTTTGGGAAAGATTATCTTTACTTATTCAAGTATGCTCTAATCAAATCAATAATCAAACAAGCTATATACCTGTTCAGAAAAATAAAGATACTCAAAATTGGATTAAGCATTTGTTCGCAACATCGGAAGGAAACAGCAAGAACTTTCCTCATGAGTTGTTAAGGGAATTACAGGCTTTATTGGAGTCTTCAGAACTGAAGATTGACCCAAGCGTATTAGTTGCAAGATTGTCCGGGTTTGAGTCAATTGGTTTAACGGAAATGCAAACCATCGAAATGCTTGGTATCGAAGAGAATAACTATCGATTTCAATTTCAAGCATTGCTTCATTTTTTAATGAGTTCAATCGAAGAAAATCCTTCTGCCTATCCATTATTAGCTAGAATGGCAGTGACTGATGAGTTTCAGCAGTTAACAGCTTCTGCCAAAAAAACATTCGAATTAATAAAGAAAGGAAAAGGGATTGTAGAAATCGGCCGAATAAGAAAATTAAAAGAAAGTACAATTCAAGATCATATCGTTGAGATTGCCCTTTTCGTGAACGGATTTAATATTGACCGATTTGTTGAAGTGCCACTTCAGGAAAGGATAAAAGAGGCGATTCAAAAAGCCTCATCCAAGCAGTTGAGGAAAATCCGAGAAATAATAGATGTAGATTATTTTCAAATTCGATTAGTGATTGCGAAATTTGGTGACCTATTATGA
- a CDS encoding ferredoxin: MAKYTIVDKETCIACGACGAAAPDIYDYDDEGIAFVTLDDNQGIVEIPDVLLDDMMDAFEGCPTDSIKVADEAFDGDALKFE, translated from the coding sequence ATGGCAAAATACACAATTGTAGACAAAGAAACTTGCATTGCATGTGGTGCTTGCGGAGCAGCTGCACCTGACATTTACGATTACGATGATGAAGGCATTGCATTCGTTACTCTTGACGATAACCAAGGTATCGTTGAAATTCCAGACGTACTATTAGACGATATGATGGATGCTTTCGAAGGTTGCCCAACAGATTCTATTAAAGTGGCTGATGAAGCATTTGATGGAGACGCACTTAAGTTCGAATAG